In Limisalsivibrio acetivorans, one genomic interval encodes:
- the gatB gene encoding Asp-tRNA(Asn)/Glu-tRNA(Gln) amidotransferase subunit GatB, translating to MNYEAVIGLEVHVQLSTESKIFCSCSTKFGSGPNSQVCPVCMGMPGVLPVLNRNVVDYTMKAGLALGCSVEERSIFARKNYFYPDLPKGYQISQYELPICLGGELEVELESGEKKTLGITRIHIEEDAGKSIHGENLGSPGNSYVDLNRTGVPLIEIVSEPDMRSGEEARAYLTKLKTIIKYLGISDCNMEEGSLRCDANISVRPVGQEKFGTKAEIKNMNSFKNVQKAIEYEIKRQIKVVSEGGHVVQETRLWDAAQGITLSMRGKEEANDYRYFPDPDLVPVVLKAEDVDRAKSEMPELPDAKRIRFMEEYSLPKDDAVLLTGERAYADFYEAAVSSHNSPKRVANLFTGDVLRVINEKQCEISEVGISPESLAEIAKLLDDNKISGNAAKKVFEGVIESGKSPSEIVEEQGLAQVSDEGEIEKIVKDIIEANPNEAERFKNGEKKLQGFFVGQVMRASKGKANPKIVNELLNKLLS from the coding sequence ATGAATTACGAAGCGGTTATAGGACTGGAAGTACACGTTCAGCTATCAACGGAATCGAAGATATTCTGCTCATGCTCCACAAAATTCGGCTCAGGCCCAAACTCCCAGGTCTGCCCCGTATGCATGGGTATGCCCGGTGTGCTTCCCGTTCTCAACAGGAACGTTGTGGACTATACGATGAAGGCAGGGCTTGCACTCGGCTGTTCCGTAGAGGAGAGGAGCATCTTTGCCAGAAAGAACTATTTCTACCCCGACCTCCCCAAGGGGTATCAGATAAGCCAGTACGAGCTCCCCATATGCCTCGGAGGAGAGCTTGAGGTTGAGCTTGAAAGTGGTGAGAAGAAGACCCTCGGCATAACACGAATACACATTGAAGAGGACGCCGGCAAATCGATACACGGTGAAAACCTCGGTTCGCCCGGCAACAGCTATGTGGATCTTAACAGGACAGGGGTGCCCCTCATAGAGATCGTCAGCGAACCGGACATGCGTAGCGGCGAAGAGGCCAGAGCATACCTCACCAAGCTGAAGACGATCATAAAATATCTCGGCATATCGGACTGCAACATGGAAGAGGGCTCGCTCCGCTGCGATGCAAATATCTCCGTACGCCCCGTAGGGCAGGAGAAGTTCGGCACAAAGGCTGAGATTAAGAACATGAATTCCTTCAAAAACGTGCAGAAGGCCATAGAATACGAGATAAAACGCCAGATCAAGGTTGTGAGCGAAGGGGGACACGTTGTTCAGGAAACAAGGCTCTGGGATGCGGCTCAGGGTATAACACTTTCCATGCGAGGGAAGGAAGAGGCTAATGACTACAGATATTTCCCCGATCCAGACCTTGTGCCAGTTGTTCTCAAAGCGGAGGATGTTGATAGGGCAAAGTCCGAGATGCCCGAACTCCCCGATGCTAAACGCATAAGGTTTATGGAGGAGTACTCCCTCCCCAAGGACGATGCTGTACTTCTCACAGGCGAACGTGCCTATGCGGATTTTTACGAGGCGGCAGTCTCCTCCCACAACAGCCCCAAAAGGGTTGCAAACCTTTTCACGGGAGATGTTCTCAGGGTTATAAACGAAAAGCAGTGCGAGATCAGCGAGGTAGGCATTTCGCCGGAAAGCCTTGCGGAGATCGCAAAACTGCTTGATGATAATAAGATAAGCGGAAACGCCGCCAAGAAGGTTTTTGAAGGCGTAATTGAATCGGGTAAAAGCCCGTCAGAGATCGTTGAGGAGCAGGGGCTTGCCCAGGTTTCCGATGAAGGGGAGATCGAGAAGATCGTTAAGGACATCATCGAAGCAAACCCCAACGAGGCGGAAAGGTTCAAGAACGGCGAGAAGAAGCTTCAAGGGTTCTTTGTGGGGCAGGTTATGCGAGCCTCCAAGGGTAAGGCGAATCCTAAGATCGTAAACGAACTGCTTAATAAACTGCTTTCCTAG
- the gatA gene encoding Asp-tRNA(Asn)/Glu-tRNA(Gln) amidotransferase subunit GatA, translated as MNIIQMNLNELADALKDIKLTAEEIVGAYLDRIKRYDEDVKAYIHINENALEEAKEWDRKRQAGEDVPRFAGIPVALKDLIVTDNMPTTCSSRILEGFNAPYSANVAELLRKSGMVFLGKLSMDEFAMGSSNETSYYKQTRNPWDLERVPGGSSGGSAAAVAARLAPVTLGSDTGGSIRQPASLCGVIGMKPTYGRVSRFGLVAFASSLDQIGPFSWNVSDAAEVLSIIGQHDEKDSTSAPVEGEDYASLMQGDVKGMKIGIPKEFFAEGLNEEVKQRVEEAIRKLEDLGCETVEISMPHNDYAVSVYYIIATAEASSNLARYDGVKYGFRKEADNLKDMYFSTRSEGFGEEVKRRIMLGTYVLSAGYYDAYYLKAQKVRTLIKKDYESAFEKVDAIICPTSPTTAFKFGEKSDDPLEMYLSDIYTISLNLYGGCGLSLPCGFDSKGLPVGFQILGGHFEEGKVLRLAKAYEDAVGGFGQIPGTFEG; from the coding sequence ATGAATATTATACAGATGAACCTGAACGAGCTCGCAGATGCTCTAAAAGATATAAAGCTTACCGCCGAGGAGATTGTCGGTGCATATCTGGATCGTATAAAGAGATACGATGAAGATGTTAAGGCGTATATCCATATAAATGAAAACGCCCTTGAAGAGGCAAAGGAGTGGGACAGAAAACGTCAGGCTGGCGAGGATGTACCCCGTTTTGCAGGCATTCCAGTTGCCCTTAAGGATCTGATCGTTACAGACAACATGCCCACAACCTGTTCGAGCAGGATCCTCGAAGGATTCAACGCACCCTACAGTGCTAACGTTGCTGAGCTGCTTAGAAAATCAGGCATGGTATTCCTTGGTAAGCTGAGTATGGACGAATTCGCCATGGGTTCTTCCAACGAGACCTCATACTACAAGCAGACCAGGAACCCGTGGGATCTTGAAAGGGTTCCCGGCGGTTCCAGCGGCGGCTCTGCGGCAGCTGTGGCGGCGAGGCTTGCCCCCGTTACCCTCGGCTCCGACACTGGCGGTTCCATACGTCAGCCCGCCTCCCTCTGCGGTGTTATAGGTATGAAGCCTACATACGGACGTGTTTCACGCTTCGGGCTCGTGGCCTTCGCCTCATCCCTTGACCAGATCGGCCCATTCAGCTGGAACGTATCCGATGCGGCGGAGGTGCTCTCCATCATTGGCCAGCACGATGAGAAGGATTCCACATCCGCACCTGTGGAGGGGGAGGACTACGCTTCCCTGATGCAGGGTGATGTAAAAGGGATGAAGATAGGTATACCGAAGGAGTTCTTCGCCGAAGGGCTTAACGAAGAGGTTAAGCAGAGGGTCGAAGAGGCTATCAGAAAGCTTGAGGATCTCGGTTGCGAAACCGTTGAAATAAGTATGCCCCATAACGATTATGCCGTTTCCGTGTATTACATCATTGCCACGGCGGAGGCCTCCAGCAACCTTGCAAGGTACGACGGCGTGAAGTACGGATTCCGCAAAGAGGCGGACAACCTCAAGGACATGTATTTCAGCACACGCTCCGAAGGATTTGGTGAAGAGGTCAAAAGGCGTATCATGCTTGGGACGTACGTTCTCAGTGCTGGTTATTACGATGCATACTACCTCAAAGCCCAGAAGGTGCGCACACTCATAAAGAAGGATTACGAATCAGCCTTTGAGAAGGTGGATGCGATAATCTGCCCCACTTCGCCCACTACGGCCTTCAAATTCGGTGAAAAATCCGATGATCCCCTTGAGATGTATCTAAGCGATATCTACACAATCTCCCTGAACCTGTACGGCGGATGCGGACTCTCCCTCCCCTGCGGGTTTGACTCAAAGGGGCTCCCCGTTGGATTCCAGATCCTCGGCGGACACTTCGAGGAAGGGAAGGTTCTCAGATTAGCAAAGGCATACGAAGACGCAGTCGGCGGATTCGGGCAGATACCCGGAACATTTGAAGGATAA
- the gatC gene encoding Asp-tRNA(Asn)/Glu-tRNA(Gln) amidotransferase subunit GatC has product MSITDSDVLHIANLARLELKEGEVKKFAVELNSILGYIHKLEELDVTGIEPTSHVLELSSVMREDVAKPSLGTDNALGNAPDAEQGHYKVPRVIEG; this is encoded by the coding sequence GTGTCAATCACAGATAGCGATGTTTTGCATATCGCCAATCTTGCCCGTCTTGAGCTCAAGGAGGGCGAGGTTAAGAAGTTCGCAGTTGAGCTGAACTCTATTCTCGGCTATATCCACAAGCTTGAGGAGCTTGATGTTACCGGTATTGAGCCAACATCCCATGTTCTTGAGCTGAGCAGTGTTATGCGTGAGGATGTGGCAAAACCCTCCCTTGGAACAGACAATGCCCTTGGCAATGCTCCCGATGCGGAACAGGGGCACTACAAGGTTCCCAGAGTGATAGAGGGCTGA